The Buchnera aphidicola (Cinara tujafilina) genome has a window encoding:
- the hflB gene encoding ATP-dependent protease gives MIKNFILWFVVGMVIISLFQNLSSRNINMNDIDYSTFLSEVNHDKVRDAYINGQTIQVIKKDSTQYTTRIPTYDINLLNTLLAKRVKVVGVSPVESNIITSLIISWCPTILLIGVWLFLIKQAQTGGGKGLFSFGKNKARMLDNNEIKTTFLDIAGCNEAKEDVLELVDYLKEPKRFQKLGGKMPKGILMVGPPGTGKTLLAKAIAGEAKVPFFTISGSDFVEMFVGIGASRVRDMFENSRKFAPCIIFIDEIDAVGRKRGTGLGGGHDEREQTLNQILVEMDGFDGNEGVIVIAATNRPDVLDPALLRPGRFDRKVIVSLPDIIGREEILKIHMRKVPLSDDVIPKIIARGTPGFSGADLANLVNESALLAARHNQRTVKMLDFEKSKDKLMMGAERRSMVITPLQKELIAYHEAGHVIIGRLVPDHDPVHKVTIIPRGHALGATLFLPEEDICNVSRQKLEGQISTLYGGRLAEEIIYGSKNVSTGACNDIKTATKLARSMIMQWGFSDKLGPLLYTEEDNEVFLGKSIVQTKNISNETARIIDEEVRLLIQINYQRAKKILNDNIDILHAMKDALIKYETINIVQINNLMSRKFINTPLN, from the coding sequence TGTTGTAGGTATGGTAATAATATCTTTATTTCAAAATTTAAGTTCACGTAATATTAATATGAATGATATTGATTATTCTACTTTTTTATCAGAGGTTAATCATGATAAAGTACGTGACGCTTATATAAATGGACAAACAATACAAGTTATTAAAAAAGATTCAACTCAATATACCACTCGTATACCTACGTATGATATAAATCTTTTAAATACACTTTTAGCAAAACGTGTAAAAGTAGTTGGGGTATCTCCTGTAGAATCTAACATTATAACTTCATTGATTATTTCATGGTGCCCTACAATTTTATTAATTGGTGTATGGTTATTTTTGATAAAACAAGCACAAACTGGCGGTGGAAAAGGATTATTTTCATTTGGAAAAAATAAAGCACGAATGTTAGATAATAATGAAATTAAAACAACATTTTTAGATATAGCAGGATGCAATGAAGCAAAAGAAGATGTTTTAGAGTTAGTAGATTATTTAAAAGAACCTAAGCGGTTTCAAAAGTTGGGGGGTAAGATGCCAAAAGGGATACTGATGGTGGGTCCCCCTGGTACCGGAAAAACTTTATTAGCTAAAGCGATTGCTGGAGAAGCAAAAGTTCCATTTTTTACTATTTCTGGTTCTGATTTTGTTGAAATGTTTGTAGGAATTGGAGCATCTCGAGTTAGAGATATGTTTGAAAATTCTAGAAAATTTGCGCCATGTATCATTTTTATAGATGAAATCGATGCAGTAGGTAGAAAACGGGGTACTGGATTAGGTGGAGGTCATGATGAGAGAGAGCAAACTTTAAATCAAATTTTGGTAGAAATGGATGGATTTGATGGTAACGAAGGGGTTATTGTAATAGCAGCTACAAATCGTCCGGATGTATTAGATCCAGCGTTATTACGTCCAGGTCGGTTTGATAGAAAAGTGATAGTTTCGTTGCCTGATATTATAGGGCGTGAAGAAATTTTAAAAATTCATATGCGTAAAGTTCCCTTATCGGATGATGTTATACCAAAAATAATTGCACGAGGTACTCCTGGATTTTCGGGGGCAGATTTAGCTAACTTGGTAAATGAATCTGCATTATTAGCTGCGCGTCATAATCAAAGAACTGTAAAAATGTTAGATTTTGAAAAATCTAAAGATAAATTAATGATGGGCGCAGAGAGACGTTCTATGGTTATAACTCCACTTCAAAAAGAATTAATTGCTTATCATGAAGCCGGACATGTAATAATAGGAAGGTTAGTACCGGATCATGATCCTGTTCATAAAGTTACAATTATACCTCGAGGTCATGCTTTAGGAGCGACCCTATTTTTACCAGAAGAGGATATATGTAATGTTAGCCGTCAAAAATTAGAAGGGCAAATTTCTACATTATATGGTGGACGTTTAGCTGAAGAGATTATTTATGGTTCTAAAAATGTATCTACCGGAGCTTGTAACGATATTAAAACTGCTACAAAATTAGCTAGAAGTATGATAATGCAATGGGGTTTTTCTGATAAATTAGGTCCGTTATTATATACAGAAGAAGATAATGAAGTTTTTTTAGGAAAATCAATAGTACAAACAAAGAATATCTCTAATGAAACAGCTCGCATTATTGATGAAGAGGTACGCTTATTAATACAAATAAATTATCAGAGAGCCAAAAAAATATTAAATGATAATATTGATATATTACATGCTATGAAAGATGCATTAATAAAATATGAAACTATTAATATAGTTCAAATTAATAATTTAATGTCAAGAAAGTTTATTAATACTCCTCTAAATTAA